A genomic region of Brevibacillus sp. JNUCC-41 contains the following coding sequences:
- a CDS encoding L-dopachrome tautomerase-related protein: MQPMLPMEKYFGQFELVHAFYGAMPTGVSVSETGRIFVCFPKWGDDVKFTVAEIVEGKLQPYPSAETNLVNTGNITMSFVSVQSIVADGRGTLWVLDTGAPNFSEPIQGGAKLVAVDLSTNTIRRVYTFTEDVVLPTTYLNDVRLDFRVGRAGYAYITDSSSRGPGAIIVVDLENGNAFRRLNGAISTSPDPYFLPKVEGEILMNRNPDGSTFPFRLASDSLAISPDGKVLFYAPLTSRQLFSISTDALRDRGIQDLNLSQYVQYWGEKGASDGMITGSKGTVYAGDYENNSIRKILPNGAMETIAHDPRILWPDTFSIGPDQYLYVIVNQLHRQARFHYGRDLREKPYSLLRMRIDELPAPTFS, encoded by the coding sequence ATGCAACCTATGTTACCTATGGAAAAATATTTTGGGCAGTTTGAACTGGTGCATGCTTTTTATGGGGCTATGCCTACAGGTGTCAGTGTTTCTGAAACCGGTCGTATTTTTGTATGCTTTCCGAAATGGGGAGACGACGTTAAATTTACTGTGGCGGAAATTGTTGAGGGTAAATTGCAGCCTTATCCCAGTGCAGAAACCAATTTAGTTAATACTGGGAATATTACGATGTCTTTCGTCAGTGTCCAAAGTATCGTTGCTGATGGAAGAGGAACACTTTGGGTATTAGATACAGGGGCACCAAATTTTTCTGAACCTATTCAAGGGGGAGCAAAATTAGTTGCTGTTGATTTAAGCACGAATACAATAAGGAGAGTATATACCTTTACAGAAGATGTTGTCTTGCCAACAACTTATCTGAATGATGTCCGTTTGGATTTTAGGGTTGGAAGAGCAGGCTATGCATATATAACGGATTCTTCTTCCAGAGGGCCAGGGGCTATTATCGTCGTAGATTTAGAAAATGGGAACGCGTTTAGACGGTTAAATGGGGCAATATCAACTTCACCTGATCCCTATTTTTTGCCGAAAGTAGAAGGTGAAATTTTGATGAATCGAAACCCGGACGGCTCGACTTTCCCATTTAGATTGGCTTCCGATAGTTTAGCGATTTCTCCTGATGGAAAGGTTTTATTTTATGCTCCGCTAACCAGCCGTCAGCTGTTCTCGATCTCAACAGATGCCCTAAGAGACAGGGGGATACAAGACCTGAATTTATCCCAATATGTGCAGTATTGGGGGGAAAAAGGTGCGTCTGATGGAATGATCACCGGCTCAAAAGGAACCGTTTATGCGGGAGACTATGAAAACAATAGCATCCGGAAGATATTGCCGAATGGCGCAATGGAAACCATCGCACATGACCCGAGAATTTTATGGCCGGATACTTTTTCGATTGGCCCTGATCAATACTTATATGTCATTGTGAATCAATTACATCGGCAGGCGAGATTTCATTATGGAAGAGACCTCCGGGAAAAACCATATAGTTTACTTCGTATGAGAATTGATGAATTACCTGCTCCTACCTTTTCATAG